In Sphingobacterium sp. SRCM116780, the genomic stretch AAAAATAAAAGCGATTAAAGCCAACAATCCAAAGGAAAAGGCTATCGATATGAAGGGAAAGCTCATGTTACCTGCCTTTAAGGATATGCATATTCATCTCGACAAAACGTTGTATGGCTTACCTTGGAAAGCATTGTCGACCAAGCGCAGAACGGTTACAGATATGATTGCCTATGAGCAAGAAATCATACCCAAACTTCTGAAGACTTCCACTTCGCGTGCAGAACAACTGATCGAATTAGTACAAGGGTACGGAACAACATCTGCCAGAACGCATTTTAATATAGATCCCAGTTCTGGATTGAAGTCTTTTGAGAATCTGATAAAAGCCCTTGAAAATAAGAAAGACGCTTTCCAGGCAGAATTGGTGGCTTTTCCACAGCATGGTTTATTTTATACCGACACGATTCCGTTGATGCAAGAGATTGCAAAATTTGATCAAGTGAATTTTATAGGTGGCTTAGATCCCTTTAGCGTTGATGGCCATATCGAAAAAACCATCGATTTTACCGTTCAGCTCGCGTTGGATCACAACAAAGGAATTGATATTCATCTCCACGAAATAGGAACAACAGGTATGGAAACCATTCAGTATCTCGTTGACAAGGTTCTTGAAAATCCACA encodes the following:
- a CDS encoding amidohydrolase encodes the protein MTSSDQLLAREQYTLKNVRLETGFEYKNEEVIATQTALFCIEIAHGKIKAIKANNPKEKAIDMKGKLMLPAFKDMHIHLDKTLYGLPWKALSTKRRTVTDMIAYEQEIIPKLLKTSTSRAEQLIELVQGYGTTSARTHFNIDPSSGLKSFENLIKALENKKDAFQAELVAFPQHGLFYTDTIPLMQEIAKFDQVNFIGGLDPFSVDGHIEKTIDFTVQLALDHNKGIDIHLHEIGTTGMETIQYLVDKVLENPQLQGKTCISHAFALAYLHEKEMEDIAEKLAFAKVSIASAVPFKGKAMPIPALKKRGVKVLIGNDNVQDYWSTFGTGNMLQKANLIAELYGYVTEFQLSRTLQFATQDTVPLNDAGEQQWPRVADDAHVVFVDASCSAEAVSRMSKVTALVHNGNLYEKN